The window GAGCAACAAATCTACTAAACTATACGAGGCATGTGACATCCTGGCAAGGCAGCTGGAGCGCGGCGAGGCCAGCGGTGAATTCTCCAAGATGAATGCCATTATGGGAGAGGACATTGAGGAGACAGGTGACTTTATTGTCAATGAGAAAGAGAAGAATGTCAACCTGACTGAGGATGGCGTGAAGAAGGTTGAGAAGTTTTTCCATATCCAGAACCTTGCAGACCCAGATAATCTGGAGATCCAGCATAATATTATTCTTGCACTGCGCGCCCACAACCTGATGTTCCGTGACCAGGATTATGTAGTGACGCCTGAAGGGGAAGTCATGATCGTGGATGAGTTCACGGGCCGTATTATGCCTGGCCGCCGGTATTCAGACGGCCTGCACCAGGCCATAGAGGCGAAGGAACATGTGAAGGTGAAGAGGGAGAGCAAGACACTTGCCACCATTACTTTCCAGAATTTATTTAATAAATTTGAGAAAAAAAGCGGCATGACAGGTACCGCCTTGACAGAGGAGAAAGAGTTCCGTGATATTTACGGGATGGATGTTATTGAAATCCCAACCAATGAGCCGGTGAAAAGGGTAGACTTGGAGGACGCTGTCTACAAGACACAGAGAGAGAAGTTCCTGGCTGTCGTTGAGGAGGTAAAGAAAGCACACGCTGCAGGACAGCCTGTGCTGGTGGGAACTATAACGATTGAGATTTCTGAACTCCTCAGCAAAATGCTGAAGAAGGAAGGGATCCAGCATAAAGTCCTCAATGCCAAGTACCATGAGTTGGAGGCGGAGATTGTGGCTGATGCCGGCGTACACGGGGCAGTCACAATTGCAACAAACATGGCCGGCCGTGGTACCGATATCAAGCTGGATGAGGAAGCGAGGGCAGCAGGGGGCCTGAAAATTATCGGAACAGAGCGGCATGAGTCCAGGCGTATAGACAATCAGCTGCGGGGGCGTTCCGGCCGTCAGGGAGATCCGGGAGAATCCCGCTTCTATATTTCACTGGAAGATGATTTAATGCGTCTCTTTGGTTCAGAGAAACTGATGAGTATTTTTACCACTCTGGGCGTTGAGGACGGGGAGCAGATTGAACATAAGATGCTTTCCAATGCCATCGAAAAAGCACAGAAGAAGATTGAGAGCAATAACTTTGGCATCCGTAAGAATCTGCTGGAATATGACCAGGTTATGAATGAGCAGAGAGAGATTATTTATGGAGAGAGGCGCCGGGTCCTCGATGGCGAGAGTATGCGGGATACAATCTACAATATGATAACGGAGTATGTGGAGAACACGACGGACAGGTTTGTATCACCGGACGTTGAGGCTGAGGAGTGGGATCTTGCAGGACTGGACGTAACACTGCATGCCGTGATACCACAGCTTTCCCTTCCATCGGCCAAAGAAGCAGAAGGCATGATGCAGAAAGAGCTGAAGCATCATTTAAAAGAAAAGGCCGTGAAGGCCTACGAGGCAAAAGAGGCAGAGTTTCCAGAGGCTGAACACCTGCGGGAGATTGAGCGCGTTGTTCTTCTGAAGGTCATCGACGGACGGTGGATGGATCATATTGACGATATGGACCAGCTGCGCCAGGGTATTGGACTGCAGGCATATGGGCAGAGAGATCCCCTTGTGGAATATAAGATGATGGGATATGATATGTTTGGAGAAATGACGAATGCCATAGCCGAGACTACAATACGGACGCTTTTCCATATCCGCATTGAGCAGAAAGTGGAGAGAGAGCAGGTTGCCCAGGTGACAAGTACCAATAAGGACGAAAGTGCACTGCGGGCCCCGAAAAAACGGGAGGATAAGAAGGTCTATCCAAACGACCCCTGTCCCTGTGGGAGTGGTAAGAAATACAAGCAGTGCTGCGGGCGTAATAAATAACAGATGCAGAGGACTGCCGCAAAATGTAAATATTCAGCAAGATATGGCTTGGTTTTCAGTATGTGATACCATCTTGTGAGAAAGATTCATTTTGCGGCAGCTTAGTATTTAATTTAAGAAAGAGGTGAATAAGGTGGTATTGTCAGACGAACTGAGAACAAGACTGAGTGCATATGAGGAGCCGCTGAAAGATTTGAGGGATTCACTTTGACCTGGCGTCAAAGAAAAAAAGAATCGAAGAGCTGGAGCGTAAAATAGAAGAACCAGGGTTCTGGGACGATCCGGAAAAGTCCAGCTATACAATGAAGCATTTGAAAGGACTTCAGGAATCCGTAAAACAGATTGAGAAAATGTATGCAGATTATGAGGACATTGGCCTTCTGATTGAGATGTGCGATGAGGATCCAGACGCCGGGACTATCAAAGAGCTTGAGGAGGAATTGGGCAGATTTGAAGAGGAATTTGAAGAACTGCGTATCCAGACACTCCTGACAGGGGAGTATGACGCTAGCAACGCCATTGTAACTCTCCATGCCGGTGCCGGTGGGACGGAATCTTGCGACTGGGCAGGTATGCTGTACCGTATGTACAGCCGGTGGGCAGAGAAAAAGGGATTTAGCATAGAAGTATTGGATTATCTGGACGGAGATGTGGCAGGGATCAAGGGAGTCACTTTTGAAGTGGAAGGGGAGAATGCGTATGGATATCTCCGCTCTGAGAAAGGGGTACACCGGCTTGTCAGGATTTCTCCCTTTAATGCGGCTGGGAAGAGGCAGACTTCTTTTGCTTCCTGTGATGTGATTCCAGATATAGAAGATGACATTGATATTGAAATAAACGAGGATGAGTTGAGGATAGACACGTACCGTTCCGGGGGAGCGGGGGGACAGCATGTCAACAAGACTTCCTCGGCTGTGCGGATCACCCACCTTCCCACGGGTATTGTTGTGCAGTGCCAGAATGAGCGCTCCCAGCATATGAATAAAGATAAAGCGATGCAGATGCTCAAAGCAAAACTATATCTTTTAAAGCAGCAGGAGCAGGCAGATAAGGTATCAGATATACGCGGAGAGATGAAAGAAATAGGTTTTGGCAGCCAGATACGTTCCTATGTCATGCAGCCCTATACTATGGTAAAGGATCACCGGACCAATACAGAAATCAGCAATGTAAACAGTGTTATGGACGGCAATATAGACCCCTTCATCAACGCATATTTAAGTATACATTGATCCGCAGATTTATCTGCGGCAGCCCGCAAGGGCATAGAATAAGGGGTGCCCTGGGGGTATACATTGACCCGCAGATTTCTCTGCGGCAGTCCGCAAGGGCATAGAATAAGGGGCGCCCTGGGGGTATACATTGACCCGCAGATTTCTCTGCGGCAGTCCGCAAGGGCATAGAATAAGGGGTGCCCTGACAGAATAATGGAGAAGAAGGAAAAGGAGGAAAACATGGTAAATATAGCGGTATTGGGATATGGTACAGTGGG of the Luxibacter massiliensis genome contains:
- the prfB gene encoding peptide chain release factor 2 (programmed frameshift); this translates as MVLSDELRTRLSAYEEPLKDLRDSLDLASKKKRIEELERKIEEPGFWDDPEKSSYTMKHLKGLQESVKQIEKMYADYEDIGLLIEMCDEDPDAGTIKELEEELGRFEEEFEELRIQTLLTGEYDASNAIVTLHAGAGGTESCDWAGMLYRMYSRWAEKKGFSIEVLDYLDGDVAGIKGVTFEVEGENAYGYLRSEKGVHRLVRISPFNAAGKRQTSFASCDVIPDIEDDIDIEINEDELRIDTYRSGGAGGQHVNKTSSAVRITHLPTGIVVQCQNERSQHMNKDKAMQMLKAKLYLLKQQEQADKVSDIRGEMKEIGFGSQIRSYVMQPYTMVKDHRTNTEISNVNSVMDGNIDPFINAYLSIH
- the secA gene encoding preprotein translocase subunit SecA, whose amino-acid sequence is MGFIEKIFGTHSENELKRIYPIVDRIEALEPEMEALSDAELKDKTREFKKRIQEGETSDDILPEAYAVVREAARRSLGMRHYRVQLIGGIVLHQGRISEMKTGEGKTLVSTLPAYLNALEGKGVHIVTVNDYLAKRDAEWMGKVHEFLGLTVGVVLNSMDNDERREAYNCDITYVTNNELGFDYLRDNMVIYKEQLVQRGLHFAIIDEVDSVLIDEARTPLIISGQSNKSTKLYEACDILARQLERGEASGEFSKMNAIMGEDIEETGDFIVNEKEKNVNLTEDGVKKVEKFFHIQNLADPDNLEIQHNIILALRAHNLMFRDQDYVVTPEGEVMIVDEFTGRIMPGRRYSDGLHQAIEAKEHVKVKRESKTLATITFQNLFNKFEKKSGMTGTALTEEKEFRDIYGMDVIEIPTNEPVKRVDLEDAVYKTQREKFLAVVEEVKKAHAAGQPVLVGTITIEISELLSKMLKKEGIQHKVLNAKYHELEAEIVADAGVHGAVTIATNMAGRGTDIKLDEEARAAGGLKIIGTERHESRRIDNQLRGRSGRQGDPGESRFYISLEDDLMRLFGSEKLMSIFTTLGVEDGEQIEHKMLSNAIEKAQKKIESNNFGIRKNLLEYDQVMNEQREIIYGERRRVLDGESMRDTIYNMITEYVENTTDRFVSPDVEAEEWDLAGLDVTLHAVIPQLSLPSAKEAEGMMQKELKHHLKEKAVKAYEAKEAEFPEAEHLREIERVVLLKVIDGRWMDHIDDMDQLRQGIGLQAYGQRDPLVEYKMMGYDMFGEMTNAIAETTIRTLFHIRIEQKVEREQVAQVTSTNKDESALRAPKKREDKKVYPNDPCPCGSGKKYKQCCGRNK